The Allorhodopirellula heiligendammensis genome includes a window with the following:
- the cobN gene encoding cobaltochelatase subunit CobN has product MLRFDLIRLQAACWLLMLSVSACGHVVAEDSDTVTMLHTYLMAPARAATLQATAHEAGIEVRFLLVDSVQTEDLRAALSRSRLVLVDLPHASVVPGMIATASAAIEHSKLPYVVIGDTQQVRSGDLPDVKPLQDHVQVPEAWAARIREYYRYGGQANTEFLVAALADGSLDDVEATTELPAAKPFPEQGFYHPDWPDIQTSLDTVAGLLDGNLEGQRERETSVKSIVAIAINPVTISSGDTAWLDALIASLAKHGLHAYAFYGPRQNAERFAQMTRREIDGNSTRYADLIINASLVFRPQETKAELDLIGVPVLQTLPSLEFDAEQWRASDEGLPLGSLSYYYASSELAGMIDPILISARNSKTSLLESIPEQTEAVAAKAKSICRLQQSERSERRIAMMVYNYPQGETNFGASFLNVPRSLANVLQAMKLGGYETEGLDESVITSEIQSCLRSVYDPARLVAQHAEGSAELLPLGVYQAWFDQLPVATQQRIEDYWGPPSASAVQIEDDFGFVIPRLQVGNVCIMPQPLRFEITSATETEVRVKRINHTSSVPLSHTYLATYLYLRSHWQAHAVVHFGTHGTLEWAPGKQRALSVDDDPSLALGSIPNFYPYIMDNLGEATTAKRRGRATMISHLTPMFSPAGFRPGLHEMHVLMHDWETVAPGPVRNQLERQLIELFVEHHLDRDLEWSPEQIGGDFPAFMEVLHPYLDDIAQSAQPQGLAVLGDVPDPQRRFGMVMQMLRKRLIDALGEDIDEVFLIDAEQVTNSRPGRWLRLALQDPEAASRLDLRAIDRLDSSAYTSVPNRAAEKTLDPAELLELAHEAQRLDTVLAQNNEIESLLAALDGQHVPSSYGGDPVRNPESLPTGRNLYGFDPSRVPTTQAWQIGVGVLDDWIESYRHKHDGEYPQQIAFTMWAGEAMRHHGVMEAQIMHALGVRPRWNGSGRMTGFDIVPASQLGRPRLDVLMSVTGSYRDQFPHLMKWIDEAVVAVAALEASADETPSDSVNYVARHTERLRRTLEESGVAVTDAVRQSTARVFSNESGGYGTGLNNAADASDVWESQTRGGGDTAMAELFTQRMGHAYGEGLGGVPAAKLFAHQLANVDAAFMARSSNTYGVLTSDDPYAYLGGFSLAVRAAGRKPPELYVQNLRDESEVIVDSASGAIAKEMQTRYLHPQWIKAQQAEGYSGTLQVLKATKFLWGWQVTAPETVREDQWHSMMDVYVNDKYNLGTREWFQQDNHAALAQILERMIDAVRLGYWQPDAESRATLLEAYADATQASELIQRHQAVTQFVSAQREVATGAKPDAAANEVTANQPTQFVRGQELRPQRQSPDEIVDESPSMTWRTVNTIAVMMLLFVLGAFLQYRRVATG; this is encoded by the coding sequence ATGCTGCGTTTTGATTTGATCCGCCTTCAGGCCGCTTGTTGGCTACTGATGTTGAGTGTGTCCGCTTGTGGCCATGTGGTTGCGGAAGATTCTGATACGGTAACCATGCTGCATACCTATTTGATGGCACCTGCCCGCGCAGCGACCTTGCAGGCGACTGCTCATGAGGCTGGTATTGAAGTGCGTTTCTTGCTAGTGGATTCCGTCCAGACGGAAGACCTGCGAGCGGCATTGTCTCGCTCTCGATTGGTCTTAGTCGATCTTCCGCACGCGAGTGTGGTGCCTGGAATGATTGCCACCGCGAGCGCTGCGATTGAGCATTCGAAATTACCCTATGTCGTGATCGGAGACACGCAACAGGTTCGCAGCGGTGATCTACCGGACGTCAAACCACTACAAGATCACGTCCAAGTGCCTGAGGCTTGGGCAGCACGGATCCGCGAGTACTACCGTTATGGTGGCCAAGCAAACACGGAATTTTTGGTTGCTGCCCTTGCGGACGGATCGCTCGACGATGTGGAAGCGACGACAGAATTGCCCGCCGCAAAACCATTTCCAGAACAGGGTTTTTATCACCCTGATTGGCCGGATATTCAAACGAGTTTAGATACCGTTGCCGGGTTGCTCGACGGCAATTTGGAGGGGCAGCGTGAGCGCGAAACGAGTGTCAAGAGCATTGTCGCCATCGCCATCAATCCTGTCACAATATCATCCGGTGACACCGCATGGTTGGACGCATTGATTGCGTCGCTGGCCAAGCATGGTCTGCATGCCTACGCATTCTACGGTCCGCGTCAGAATGCTGAACGGTTTGCGCAAATGACTCGTCGAGAGATTGATGGCAATTCTACTCGCTATGCCGATCTAATTATCAACGCATCCCTCGTCTTTCGGCCTCAAGAAACAAAAGCGGAGCTTGATTTGATCGGCGTGCCTGTACTGCAAACGCTGCCGTCGCTGGAGTTTGACGCCGAGCAGTGGAGGGCCAGCGATGAGGGATTGCCTCTAGGGAGCTTGTCGTATTATTACGCATCGAGTGAATTGGCTGGCATGATTGATCCCATACTAATCTCGGCTCGCAATTCAAAAACGAGTTTGCTGGAGTCCATCCCTGAGCAAACCGAAGCAGTTGCAGCGAAGGCCAAGTCGATATGTCGACTGCAACAAAGCGAGCGGTCCGAACGCCGAATCGCCATGATGGTTTACAACTACCCGCAGGGCGAAACTAACTTTGGGGCCTCTTTTTTGAACGTTCCCAGGAGTCTGGCGAATGTTCTCCAGGCGATGAAGCTCGGCGGCTACGAAACCGAAGGGTTGGATGAGTCCGTGATCACGTCTGAGATCCAGTCCTGCCTACGTTCGGTCTATGATCCTGCGCGATTGGTCGCGCAGCACGCCGAAGGCAGCGCCGAGTTGCTACCGCTTGGCGTCTACCAAGCGTGGTTCGATCAATTGCCTGTTGCGACGCAACAGAGAATTGAAGACTATTGGGGACCGCCCTCCGCCAGTGCGGTACAAATCGAGGACGATTTCGGATTTGTGATCCCGCGCCTCCAGGTTGGCAACGTTTGTATCATGCCCCAACCGCTGCGATTTGAAATCACCTCGGCGACCGAGACGGAGGTGCGAGTCAAACGCATCAATCATACTTCGTCGGTCCCGCTGAGTCATACCTACTTGGCGACCTACCTGTATCTACGTAGTCATTGGCAGGCCCACGCAGTCGTCCACTTCGGCACCCACGGCACGCTCGAATGGGCACCTGGTAAACAGCGAGCACTTTCCGTTGACGACGATCCGTCGCTGGCGCTCGGATCGATTCCAAACTTCTACCCCTACATCATGGACAACTTGGGCGAGGCGACAACCGCTAAGCGTCGCGGGCGGGCGACGATGATCAGTCATCTGACACCGATGTTCTCGCCTGCCGGTTTTCGTCCGGGACTGCATGAGATGCACGTGCTGATGCACGATTGGGAAACCGTGGCCCCCGGTCCGGTACGCAATCAGTTGGAAAGGCAACTTATTGAGTTGTTCGTCGAACACCATTTGGATAGAGACCTGGAATGGTCGCCCGAGCAAATTGGTGGCGACTTTCCAGCCTTCATGGAAGTATTGCATCCGTACTTGGACGACATCGCTCAATCAGCACAACCACAAGGGCTAGCAGTGTTGGGCGATGTCCCCGATCCGCAGCGTCGTTTTGGCATGGTGATGCAAATGCTGCGAAAACGCTTGATTGATGCGTTGGGCGAAGACATTGATGAAGTGTTCCTGATCGATGCAGAACAAGTCACCAATTCGCGGCCCGGCCGGTGGCTTCGATTGGCGTTGCAGGATCCCGAAGCGGCCAGTCGATTGGATTTACGTGCGATCGACCGGTTAGACTCCAGTGCCTACACGTCGGTGCCGAACCGAGCGGCGGAAAAGACACTCGACCCAGCCGAATTATTAGAACTAGCCCATGAAGCCCAGCGACTCGATACGGTGCTGGCTCAAAACAACGAGATCGAATCGTTACTTGCCGCACTCGATGGCCAACATGTGCCGTCGAGCTACGGCGGTGATCCGGTTCGCAACCCAGAGAGTCTACCGACGGGACGAAATTTGTATGGTTTTGATCCGTCCCGAGTTCCTACCACACAGGCGTGGCAGATTGGTGTGGGCGTGTTGGATGATTGGATCGAAAGCTACCGCCATAAACACGATGGCGAGTATCCCCAACAGATTGCTTTCACCATGTGGGCTGGAGAAGCGATGCGACATCACGGTGTGATGGAGGCTCAAATCATGCACGCGCTGGGCGTTCGTCCACGCTGGAATGGATCCGGCCGGATGACCGGATTCGACATCGTCCCAGCATCTCAACTAGGTCGGCCTCGACTTGATGTCTTGATGAGTGTGACAGGTTCCTATCGCGATCAGTTTCCGCATTTGATGAAATGGATTGATGAAGCTGTGGTAGCGGTCGCGGCTCTCGAAGCATCCGCTGACGAGACGCCGAGTGACTCGGTCAATTACGTTGCTCGGCACACCGAGCGGCTACGTCGAACACTGGAGGAAAGTGGGGTTGCCGTGACGGACGCAGTTCGACAATCGACCGCGAGGGTGTTTTCGAACGAGTCCGGCGGATACGGAACAGGACTGAACAATGCCGCCGATGCCAGTGACGTGTGGGAGTCGCAAACGCGAGGCGGAGGGGACACTGCCATGGCGGAACTGTTCACGCAGCGGATGGGGCACGCGTATGGCGAAGGGCTCGGCGGCGTGCCGGCAGCGAAACTGTTCGCCCATCAGCTCGCGAACGTCGATGCTGCATTCATGGCTCGCTCGTCGAATACGTACGGGGTTCTGACGAGCGACGATCCCTACGCTTACCTCGGCGGTTTTTCTCTCGCAGTAAGGGCAGCGGGGCGTAAGCCGCCGGAACTCTACGTTCAGAATTTGCGTGACGAATCGGAGGTGATCGTGGATTCAGCCAGCGGTGCGATCGCCAAGGAAATGCAGACTCGTTACTTGCATCCGCAATGGATCAAGGCACAGCAAGCAGAAGGATACAGCGGAACACTACAGGTTCTCAAAGCCACCAAATTTTTATGGGGTTGGCAGGTAACGGCTCCTGAAACGGTTCGTGAGGATCAGTGGCACTCGATGATGGATGTGTACGTCAACGATAAATATAACTTGGGGACACGGGAGTGGTTCCAGCAAGACAACCATGCCGCACTGGCACAGATACTCGAACGTATGATCGACGCAGTTCGCTTGGGGTATTGGCAACCCGATGCCGAGAGTCGTGCGACTTTGCTAGAGGCCTATGCGGATGCGACGCAAGCGAGCGAATTAATTCAACGCCATCAGGCTGTGACCCAGTTTGTCTCGGCGCAACGAGAGGTTGCGACCGGGGCCAAGCCTGATGCAGCCGCCAACGAAGTAACCGCAAACCAACCGACCCAGTTTGTGCGTGGACAAGAGTTACGCCCCCAGCGACAATCTCCGGATGAAATCGTTGATGAATCGCCGTCCATGACATGGCGGACCGTGAATACAATCGCGGTCATGATGCTTCTGTTCGTACTCGGCGCTTTTTTGCAGTACAGGCGAGTTGCTACAGGATAG
- a CDS encoding MotA/TolQ/ExbB proton channel family protein has product MIEKLLFDLAQAFWWPIMLLVLLSFGYAILKLGGFLVESFQRMGRPNRILILPAGAGRSLEEMELIVLGELEGLKLCSRVAPMLGLVATMIPLGPALAAVSAGQTDTAAAGLADAFATVIVALVAASIAFAIYTVRRRWLLQELSYWMETQS; this is encoded by the coding sequence ATGATAGAAAAATTGCTTTTTGACCTCGCGCAGGCATTCTGGTGGCCGATCATGCTGTTGGTGCTGCTATCGTTTGGCTACGCCATCTTGAAGCTGGGTGGCTTCCTCGTCGAGTCGTTTCAGCGAATGGGGCGTCCTAATCGTATCCTGATACTTCCAGCGGGTGCTGGACGATCGCTTGAAGAGATGGAATTGATTGTGCTCGGCGAGTTGGAGGGACTGAAACTGTGCAGCCGAGTGGCGCCCATGCTCGGTTTGGTCGCCACGATGATCCCGCTCGGACCGGCCTTGGCAGCGGTTTCCGCCGGGCAAACAGACACCGCTGCCGCCGGTCTGGCCGATGCCTTCGCTACCGTGATCGTGGCGTTGGTCGCTGCGTCGATCGCGTTCGCTATCTACACCGTCCGCCGCCGTTGGCTGCTGCAGGAGCTGAGCTACTGGATGGAGACGCAGTCATGA
- a CDS encoding histidine phosphatase family protein — protein MLDVTLIRHGEVEPQWKSICYGAMDVPLSPAGQAAGQTLAAAIGQQSRADFVFHSGLSRTASLAKMIAVHFPSARVIEDDRLRERDYGDWQGATWDRVYHSDPENFNGLVDDPDNYRPPGGETTTEMQSRVVQWFGDLGRIDHATKVIAVSHSGPIAALAGYCHNLHASEWQPWMLKNLEAIQLLSDRSAAADTWLPPRCRRVF, from the coding sequence GTGCTTGATGTCACTTTGATTCGCCATGGTGAAGTAGAACCTCAGTGGAAGTCGATTTGCTATGGGGCCATGGACGTGCCCCTCAGTCCCGCAGGACAGGCCGCAGGGCAAACCCTTGCAGCGGCGATTGGTCAACAGTCGCGTGCCGATTTCGTTTTTCATAGCGGGCTGAGCCGTACGGCGTCTTTGGCGAAAATGATCGCGGTTCATTTCCCATCGGCACGAGTAATCGAAGATGATCGACTGCGTGAACGCGACTATGGGGATTGGCAGGGAGCAACATGGGATCGCGTCTACCACAGTGATCCTGAAAACTTCAATGGGTTGGTCGATGATCCCGACAACTACCGCCCACCCGGTGGTGAGACTACGACGGAGATGCAATCTCGCGTAGTGCAATGGTTCGGCGACCTTGGGAGAATCGACCACGCCACCAAGGTCATTGCGGTCAGTCACAGTGGGCCGATCGCGGCGTTGGCCGGTTACTGCCACAATCTCCATGCGAGCGAATGGCAACCCTGGATGCTCAAGAATTTAGAAGCGATCCAACTCCTAAGCGACCGCAGTGCAGCGGCAGACACATGGCTACCTCCCCGTTGTCGACGTGTTTTCTAA
- the bluB gene encoding 5,6-dimethylbenzimidazole synthase has product MNLQHLDSNEAVHGGIDWDELRRQGIAPDTVLDLSSNLLRVDHPKAVQQAIESAAISPYPDRNSSVLRTAIAERHDVAQERVLVGNGCCELIHLLAAHGVGAQRDGADAPTTQSVILGPTFSEYERASCLAGLQSTVILADQADGFAVPTETVEMELRRKAYRVIWICNPNNPTGQAIGADVIRQWIAKFPRTTFIIDESYIEFSEATESLIHDTFENLVVLRSLTKSHSMAGLRLGYLVASAARVRSISACRVPWSVNAIAQAAGAAALAAQQHYDHAMLRMREQRGRLIDELTRRGFQPLVTDTGFFLMPVENAGVFRNRLLRQGVLVRDCHSFGLSNYVRIAVGDAAATDRFLTALDTPSLSTSHRSSDLTLRGKIDDSDDFEGDSFRTQLYELFRMRRDVRRFSSDAIPPELLARWIDAAVLAPSVGLSEPWRFVSVRDAETRRHIVREFESQNATAAAGYEGVARENYLSLKLAGLREAPEQLAVFVEPDPHQGRGLGRRTMPETVAYSVVAAIQNFWLAARCDGVGVGWVSIVRPEQIGRLLNVPPQWELIAYLCVGYPLHPDRTIPELQLRNWEERRDVSEHWITR; this is encoded by the coding sequence GTGAATTTACAGCACCTGGATTCAAACGAGGCGGTTCATGGTGGTATCGACTGGGATGAGCTACGTCGCCAGGGTATCGCCCCCGACACTGTGCTCGACCTCAGCTCCAATTTGTTGCGAGTGGATCATCCCAAGGCTGTTCAGCAGGCGATCGAATCGGCCGCGATCTCACCATACCCGGATCGAAACTCCAGCGTGCTACGTACTGCGATTGCGGAGCGACATGACGTTGCCCAGGAACGCGTGCTGGTGGGCAATGGCTGCTGCGAGCTGATCCATTTGCTTGCCGCCCATGGCGTGGGAGCGCAGCGTGACGGGGCTGACGCGCCTACAACACAAAGCGTCATTCTGGGGCCGACGTTCTCGGAGTATGAGCGAGCGTCGTGTCTGGCCGGCCTGCAGTCAACCGTGATTCTTGCCGATCAAGCCGACGGGTTTGCTGTGCCAACCGAAACCGTCGAGATGGAGTTGCGCCGAAAAGCCTATCGCGTTATCTGGATTTGCAATCCAAACAATCCCACTGGACAAGCCATCGGCGCGGACGTGATCCGCCAGTGGATTGCAAAATTCCCACGCACGACATTTATTATCGATGAGTCGTATATCGAATTTTCGGAGGCGACTGAGTCGTTAATCCATGACACGTTTGAGAATTTGGTGGTACTTCGTTCCTTAACAAAGTCCCATTCCATGGCGGGCCTGCGGCTGGGGTATTTGGTCGCGTCAGCAGCACGCGTAAGATCGATCAGCGCATGTCGTGTGCCGTGGTCAGTCAACGCGATCGCACAAGCAGCAGGCGCAGCTGCATTGGCTGCCCAGCAGCACTACGACCACGCGATGCTGAGAATGCGTGAGCAGCGAGGTCGATTGATAGACGAGCTAACTCGCCGCGGCTTCCAGCCTCTCGTCACGGATACTGGCTTTTTTCTGATGCCAGTCGAGAACGCTGGGGTGTTTCGCAATCGGCTGCTCCGTCAGGGAGTGTTGGTCCGCGATTGCCATTCTTTTGGCCTGTCAAATTATGTTCGGATCGCGGTCGGAGATGCTGCGGCGACCGACCGATTCCTGACCGCGTTGGACACTCCTTCCCTCAGCACTTCGCATCGCAGTTCTGATCTCACCCTTAGAGGAAAGATAGACGACTCCGATGATTTCGAAGGTGACTCGTTCCGCACACAACTATATGAGTTGTTCCGGATGCGACGGGACGTGCGGCGGTTTTCTTCGGACGCGATTCCCCCCGAGCTACTGGCGCGGTGGATCGACGCCGCTGTACTGGCTCCGTCGGTGGGATTGTCGGAGCCTTGGCGATTCGTATCGGTGCGTGATGCCGAAACTCGCCGCCACATCGTGCGGGAGTTTGAATCTCAGAATGCTACCGCAGCAGCAGGTTATGAAGGTGTGGCTCGAGAAAACTATCTGAGTTTGAAGCTGGCTGGCTTACGCGAAGCACCGGAGCAATTGGCAGTATTTGTTGAACCGGATCCGCACCAAGGTCGCGGTCTGGGGCGTCGCACGATGCCCGAGACGGTCGCCTACTCCGTGGTGGCTGCAATCCAAAATTTCTGGCTGGCGGCGCGTTGCGACGGCGTGGGTGTGGGTTGGGTTTCGATTGTGAGACCAGAGCAGATTGGCAGGCTTTTGAACGTTCCGCCGCAATGGGAATTGATTGCCTACCTGTGCGTGGGATACCCGTTGCATCCCGATCGAACAATTCCCGAACTACAACTCCGAAACTGGGAGGAACGTCGCGATGTCAGCGAGCACTGGATCACCCGTTAA
- a CDS encoding type II and III secretion system protein family protein has product MRANLNTPNIPKLVTFSVMIVWGLFDASATVAQSVSMLASVPATHSIAAAREHMELTVKSSRILSLNTRIPRFQVHDEDVLDATPVSVQRIQISAKKPGTTQINVWDTSERLYTIDVNVVADTRPIDELLNSHLPLASLKVTPVNASAIVSGYVTRVDDVDRAIAIVEQFYETAINNVQVAGSYQVLLHTRMMEINRTKLRRLGLNAPWCHSASPSGESEQCLRYDGHLKSFIQALEQQNLVKVLASPTVVTMDGRHARFAVGGRVPTMLSGDTSQPNVAYGEYGTSIDFLPTVIGPDRVRLKVRSEMSEPDPRHPANSGSTELPALKTRYVDTTLELHTEETVLLASLLQSRDVSIIKRTPVLGAVPGIGALFRHVHCEHNEIELLITITPEIVPPTMPGQPWCMPVNSAANDEPSWAPLAVSPRNDAMIHQDENRQTDDIFSFSDLLSSEHEADALSSRW; this is encoded by the coding sequence ATGCGAGCGAACCTCAACACACCGAACATTCCTAAGTTAGTCACGTTCAGCGTGATGATTGTCTGGGGACTGTTCGACGCGTCTGCGACGGTGGCCCAATCGGTGTCGATGCTGGCCTCGGTCCCTGCTACCCATTCCATTGCTGCGGCTAGGGAGCACATGGAATTGACCGTCAAATCCAGCCGCATTCTGTCGTTGAACACACGCATCCCGCGTTTCCAGGTGCACGATGAGGACGTGCTCGACGCCACTCCAGTAAGCGTTCAACGCATTCAAATTTCAGCAAAGAAACCGGGCACCACGCAGATTAACGTTTGGGATACGTCAGAGCGACTCTACACCATCGACGTGAACGTCGTCGCCGACACTCGCCCGATCGATGAGCTGCTGAACTCGCACTTGCCGCTCGCCTCACTGAAGGTAACGCCCGTCAATGCGAGTGCCATTGTGTCTGGGTACGTCACGCGCGTCGACGACGTCGATCGTGCCATCGCGATCGTCGAGCAGTTCTACGAGACGGCCATCAACAACGTTCAAGTCGCGGGCAGCTATCAAGTGCTGCTGCATACAAGAATGATGGAAATCAATCGCACAAAACTGCGGCGACTAGGGTTGAATGCGCCTTGGTGTCATTCGGCATCACCGAGCGGAGAATCCGAGCAATGCTTACGCTACGACGGTCACCTCAAGTCGTTCATTCAGGCCCTCGAGCAGCAGAACCTCGTGAAGGTCCTGGCCTCTCCGACGGTCGTCACAATGGATGGTCGGCATGCACGCTTTGCTGTCGGAGGTCGTGTTCCCACGATGCTCTCGGGTGACACAAGTCAACCGAATGTCGCATACGGCGAGTACGGAACGAGCATCGATTTTTTGCCAACGGTAATCGGCCCAGACCGAGTTCGCCTGAAAGTTCGCTCCGAGATGAGCGAACCTGACCCGCGCCACCCGGCGAACAGCGGCTCCACTGAATTACCGGCCCTGAAAACGCGATACGTGGACACGACGCTCGAGTTGCACACTGAAGAAACCGTATTGTTGGCGAGCTTACTCCAGTCACGCGATGTCTCTATCATCAAGCGCACTCCTGTTCTGGGAGCTGTTCCAGGAATCGGTGCGTTGTTTCGCCATGTCCATTGCGAGCACAACGAGATTGAATTACTGATCACGATCACTCCCGAAATCGTACCGCCCACGATGCCGGGGCAACCCTGGTGCATGCCAGTGAACAGTGCCGCGAATGACGAACCTTCATGGGCCCCCCTGGCCGTCTCACCTAGGAACGACGCCATGATTCACCAAGATGAAAACCGCCAGACCGACGACATTTTCTCATTCTCAGACCTGCTGTCGAGTGAACATGAGGCCGATGCGCTCAGTTCACGATGGTAA
- the cobT gene encoding nicotinate-nucleotide--dimethylbenzimidazole phosphoribosyltransferase — translation MMQAPSSHDINARIDSLCKPPGSLGELESIARKLCAIQGTLSPSVSPRRVVVFAADHGVTSEGVTAWPSEVTGLVTRVMQSGRTASGVFAEHLHCEYEVVDVGLRARLPASRIPGSAVQFIDAAGRRGTGNLRFAAAMTGEEFDHAWAVGSARADAANDDGCRLVIGGEMGIGNTTAASCLASLLAGVDVQDAVGRGAGLNDIGLAKKVRVVEDAIARVRALEPLDAQQIGCEVGGLEIVALSGFYARAAALGLVIILDGYIATSAALLADAIHPQTKLNMIAGHRSAEPGHQAALQQLWLSPVLDLGCRLGEGTGALAALPLVDLAAAMINGMATLAELESP, via the coding sequence ATGATGCAGGCTCCATCAAGTCACGATATCAATGCTCGCATCGACAGTTTATGCAAACCACCGGGAAGTTTGGGTGAACTGGAGTCGATCGCTCGCAAGCTGTGTGCAATTCAAGGCACGTTGTCGCCATCTGTCTCGCCCCGCCGCGTCGTCGTCTTTGCGGCAGATCATGGCGTGACGAGTGAAGGCGTGACGGCGTGGCCAAGTGAAGTGACAGGTTTGGTCACTCGGGTGATGCAGTCAGGGCGGACAGCGAGCGGCGTGTTTGCTGAGCATTTGCATTGTGAATACGAAGTCGTCGATGTGGGCTTGCGTGCTCGGTTGCCTGCTTCTCGGATTCCAGGATCGGCGGTTCAGTTCATTGACGCCGCTGGACGCCGGGGGACAGGGAATCTGCGTTTCGCTGCGGCCATGACTGGCGAAGAGTTCGACCACGCGTGGGCGGTCGGCAGTGCGCGAGCGGACGCAGCCAACGATGACGGCTGCCGACTGGTAATCGGCGGTGAGATGGGGATCGGCAACACGACCGCAGCGAGTTGTTTGGCGAGTCTGTTGGCAGGTGTTGACGTCCAGGATGCTGTCGGACGTGGTGCTGGCCTGAACGATATTGGTTTGGCAAAAAAAGTACGGGTCGTTGAGGATGCGATTGCCCGTGTGCGTGCATTGGAACCACTTGATGCCCAGCAAATTGGCTGTGAAGTCGGCGGACTGGAGATCGTGGCGCTCTCTGGGTTTTATGCACGAGCGGCAGCTCTTGGGTTGGTCATTATTTTGGACGGTTATATCGCAACGTCCGCAGCATTGTTGGCTGACGCGATACACCCGCAGACGAAGCTGAATATGATCGCAGGCCATCGTTCGGCGGAGCCAGGACATCAAGCCGCTTTGCAGCAACTCTGGTTATCACCTGTTTTGGACTTGGGATGCCGTTTGGGCGAAGGGACGGGGGCGCTAGCAGCGTTACCATTAGTCGACTTAGCGGCTGCGATGATCAACGGGATGGCCACACTCGCTGAACTGGAGTCGCCGTGA
- a CDS encoding adenosylcobinamide-GDP ribazoletransferase: protein MSSSPTEANASAVSMWVAFATAVQFLTRIPVPGVTHGSAEVFYAALRRSVVFFPLVGGCVGLCTASVAMCAMYGLSPLVAALLAIGGEAWLTGAFHEDALADTWDALGGGWTREQVLTIMKDSRLGTYGTLSLIIGVGIRIVTTAELIAGQPVWAWASIVAAAALGRVAIVAMMVTTEPVVDRDSQAGQISQTQTSRTLVYASLIGFPCIAAWIILSPLTAVCGLLAGGVVLAWFRRKIISRVGGTTGDLLGCSAYLVQLVILIASTWGVSRA from the coding sequence GTGAGTTCATCGCCTACCGAAGCAAACGCGTCTGCCGTTTCCATGTGGGTTGCGTTTGCCACTGCGGTGCAGTTCCTGACACGCATTCCAGTCCCCGGCGTAACGCACGGTTCCGCCGAAGTATTTTATGCTGCACTTCGCCGATCCGTCGTGTTTTTTCCGCTGGTTGGTGGCTGTGTGGGACTGTGTACGGCCAGCGTTGCAATGTGTGCCATGTATGGGCTATCTCCACTCGTGGCCGCGCTGCTGGCTATTGGCGGCGAGGCCTGGCTGACCGGCGCGTTTCATGAAGATGCCCTTGCCGACACCTGGGATGCACTGGGTGGCGGTTGGACGCGTGAGCAAGTCCTCACCATCATGAAGGACAGCCGACTGGGGACTTATGGAACGCTGTCGCTCATTATCGGTGTCGGAATTCGGATCGTCACAACTGCGGAGTTGATCGCAGGCCAACCGGTTTGGGCATGGGCCAGCATCGTGGCGGCAGCCGCGTTGGGACGCGTTGCCATCGTAGCGATGATGGTGACCACGGAGCCTGTCGTCGACCGAGATTCACAAGCTGGACAGATTTCGCAGACTCAAACGAGTCGTACGCTCGTCTACGCTTCTCTCATAGGCTTTCCATGTATCGCCGCGTGGATCATCCTGTCGCCGCTGACCGCAGTGTGTGGGTTACTCGCCGGTGGAGTGGTGCTCGCCTGGTTTCGGCGGAAAATCATTTCGAGAGTCGGCGGAACGACTGGGGATTTGTTGGGTTGCAGTGCATACTTGGTTCAGTTGGTAATTTTGATCGCGTCTACCTGGGGCGTCAGTCGTGCTTGA
- a CDS encoding DUF2149 domain-containing protein, protein MSDRRIKILDDEDTDPMLSSINLVDVFLVAMAMLMIGLMRHPMTEMMHGDFTLIRNEGESSMEIVVREGETLTRFQSTGSSSEGTGTAAGTAYRMKDGSMVYVPHKEEGH, encoded by the coding sequence ATGAGCGATCGCCGCATCAAAATTCTCGATGATGAAGATACCGATCCCATGCTATCGTCGATCAATCTGGTCGATGTCTTCTTGGTGGCAATGGCGATGTTGATGATTGGTTTGATGAGACATCCGATGACCGAAATGATGCACGGAGATTTCACGCTGATTCGAAATGAGGGCGAATCTTCCATGGAGATTGTTGTTCGCGAAGGCGAAACACTGACTCGGTTTCAGTCAACCGGTAGTTCGTCGGAAGGCACTGGCACAGCGGCTGGAACTGCCTATCGGATGAAGGATGGATCGATGGTTTACGTCCCACACAAAGAGGAAGGACACTGA